The Vibrio agarivorans genome contains the following window.
CCCCTCGACAAATCATGAAATCGAGTTGCTATTTAACGATATTGTTAGCGCTAGACGTTCTGAGCAAAATGATCTCATTGACTTGCTGATCAAGCATAGTGATGGTGAACTTGTTTATAGCACTGAAATGGCATTGGTCATCTCTGCAGGGTGTCTGATGCCCTCTCACCTGTGGAAAACGTTAGGGCTGCCTTCACGACAAGTATTGAGTCAATTAATCGAGACCTACTTTCCGACGCTCTTTCAGCAAAACAATCTCAACATGCGTTGGAAACGATTCTTCTACAAAAAGCTTTGTGATCAACACGGGGACTATGTATGCAAAGCGCCAAACTGTCTCGAGTGCAGCAGCTTTAATGAATGCTTTGCCGCTTAAGCGATTGATAAACCATCACGTCAAACCCACTTAGGGCAGGTCTAATCGCTGGGTTGCTCTGATATAAGCGCAACCCATGCGAACCACTGTCAGTTATTAGACTTTTTTCTTTTTCTCTGTCGTACTTAGCCTATCGCTACTGCTTTGATATAGGCCCATACACTCTTGCCCGGAGTAAGATTGAGCCGGTTAACTGAACGCTGTGTGATCATCGAATAAAGCGTTTGTTTTGATTCTGTCGTCATCTTTATCAATACCTCCGCTGGGTTTCCTGTTGATTCGACAGCCAAAATTCGGGCGGGCAAGGCATTAATAATGGATGACTCTAGCATTGGTGAAGTGCCAATACTGACATCGCTCGCTAGGATTTCGCAACGCGTTAAACTCCCTAAAGGCGCTTTTATCTGGCTAACCCAAAGCTGAGTAGTGCCATCCGAGAGCAAAGTCATACCATCATAGGAATGCTCGACAATATTGAGCTCGATAACAGAACGTACCGCATGCGCATCATAGTGGTAACTCATTGGTGCAAGACACGACTGTAACTCACCTTGACTGGCGATTTTACCGTCTTCTAACACAACAACTTCATCTGCCAATCGACTGACTTCGCTCAAGCTGTGTGTGACATAGACAATCGGGATTGAAAGGTTTTGGGTCATGCTCTCTAAATACGGCATTATCTCCTGCTTCCTCGCCTCATCGAGTGCTGATAAGGGTTCGTCCATTAATAGTAGCCTTGGCTGAACGACAAGAGCTCGAGCGATAGCGACCCGTTGCTGCTCGCCTCCAGACAAGCGATGAACTGCACGTGAGAGCAGTGGCTTCAAGCCTAGCAACTCAACCAAACGACCTATGACCTCGACTGATGCGGATTGACTTTCGTTACCCCGTAACCCAAATTTAATATTTTGCTCTACGTTTAAATGTTGAAACAGAGAGGGATGTTGAAACACGTAACCAAGGTTGCGTTTATGGGGAGGTAAAAAGCTTGCGCCGTCTTTAGATTGCCATAGCTCGTCATGGAACTTAACCTGACAGTTTGGCAGCTTAGTCAGACCAGCAAGGGTTCGCAGTGTGGTTGTCTTACCGCAACCAGACGGACCAAATAATACCGTTACTCCTTGCGATGCGATCTTAAAATTCAAATCAAAAACTAGGCTTCCTAGTGTCGTTTGGCAATCGATATGTATCACTACACCCTTCCTTTGTGCATAGCAAAGTGATTCAACCCAAAGGCAAGTAGCAGTGCGACAAATGAGAAACCCAACAGCATGGCAGACAACTGATGCGCCTGCTCAAACTGCATTGATTCTACCAAGTTGTATATTTCCACTGACATCACACGTGTCGAACCTGGAATGTTGCCGCCAATCATCAACACTATGCCAAACTCCCCCAAGGTATGACAAAAACCTAATATGGCGGATGAAAAAATACTTGGCCACGCGAGGGGTAACGCAACTCGATAGAACACCTGAACCGGAGAGCAACCAAGGGTTGCCGCTACCTCAAAAGGCGCTTTACCCAAAGACTCAAATCCATTGACTAATGGTTGGACAACAAAAGGCAGAGAGTGGATCAAGCACGCAAGAGCAATACCAGAGAAACTGAATGGTAACGGTCCAATACCGACCGATTGTAAGCCACTTCCTACCAGAGTATTTGGACTAAAGCACACCAACAAATAGAAACCCAATACCGTGGGAGGCAGCACCATTGGCAATGTAGTTAAACTCGCGACCACATTTTTTAAACGAGACTGGGTTTGTGACAGCCACCACGCCAATGGCACGGCAGTAATGAGTAGCCCGATAGTCACAACTGTCGCTAACTTTAGAGTGAGGCTAACTACTTGCCAATCAAACATAACTCTCCTCCTACTCCATCGTGACGTTGTAGCCATAACGCTCAATTAAGCTGCGAGACTGCTCGTGGTGCAAATACAGAATAAACTGCTCTGCCAGTGCTAGATTTGGACTCGCCGAGACATAAACCACATCCTGTTTGATTTCAGAGTAACTCTCTTGCGGTACAAGCCAGACTGATCCATCTAATTGGTTGCCCTCACCTTTGAGTTGTGAAGAAGCGAGGAAAGCGTATTGGGCATTGCCAGTCGCGGCATATTGGTAGGTTGCATTGAGACCTTTACCATATAGCGCTTTTGAATGAACATCCTGATAGCTGTTGTAGAAATTTAGAGACTCCACCGCAGCCTCTCCGTATGGTGCCAGCTTTGGGTCAGCAATCGCTACTTTACCATTTAAAGTTAGAGGAGTTGCTTGCGTCGGTGGCGCTTCCCACTTTGCACCACTGTGTATCCAAAGCACTAACACGCCTTGGGCATACGTCACTTGTCCATGCGCTTTTCCCTCTTGAACCAGTAGAGAGGGTCTCTTTTGGTCCGCCGAGAAAAACAGGTCAAAGGGTGCGCCATGAAGAATCTGTGTGGCCAGTTGGCCGCTGCTTCCAGTAGAAATATTGACTGTGATACCACTTTGTTGCTCAAACCGCTCGGCAAGTTCAATCATTGGACGGTAAAAGTTGTTGGCAACGGCAATGGTGATGGTGTCCTGTGCAAAGACACTGGGTGAGACGGCACTCTGCAAAGCCAGTAACAAAATGATATGTATTCTTAACTTCATACGACTTATTCCTTGTCTATCAAATCATCCATTTGCCCATCAAGTTCGCGGGGTAAGACTCTGTAGCCACTGTTTCTGGACGTATTGACGCGCTCGCTTGGTGTGAAGCTCTTCTATCGACTCATATGCCTCTTTGAATGTGGCGGTTCTCTGCGGTTTTTCGTCATGACAAACAATGATATGGAAACCAATCTCTGACTGAATGGGCGCACTGACACACTGCTTAGGCAGCCATTGTAATACCGATTCGATTTCTTGAAAGAGCTTGCCTTGCTCACACCAACCCAAGTTACCTCCTTCCATCGCACTTGGACATTCTGAGTGACGCAACGCAGATTGAGAAAAATTATCTACCGAAAGTGTTTGATATAAATCGTTAGCTCGACGCTTGGCCTCAACGAAACCATTTTCTGCAAAATCATCGTTTATGGTGATAAGGATTTGGCTTACTTTCCAGGTTCGTGCGCGAGAGAATTTTTCGATATTCCTGCGATAGTAGTCTTTTGCGTCTTGCTCTAATAGCGGAGGAAGATCTTGGCTTACTGCATCCAAAACTGCTTCGCAAAGCAGCTCGGTTTTTAGCACCTCACGCATCTCTTTTTCAGACAACTGATGTTTTTGCAGCGTCAGTTGAAACTGGTAAATGTCCCCACACTGCTCCACCAGCATCGCCATCGCTTCATTGATGGCCTGCTCATCGATGTGAATTGGAACGGCCTCATCAGAGGCACAGATCCGTTGCTGTATCGTGACTGTTTTGGCTGCGAGATCATCGACATATCGTTGTTCATTTTTCGTTAGCTCTTGAGGGTTTACATTAAAACGCTCATTCGACAACTTCATGCGCTGATACTTCAGCGTTAATGCACTTGTATCCATTTGCTGATAGTTCTCCATACTTTACCCTCCAAAGGCTCACTCAACGACAGTTGCTTGCTTCACAGGGGACGTAATCTCTTCTAAAGCGGCATTACGCAGCCAAACCCAATGGGCATTGACGAGCACCATAAAATTCACATGCCCCTTTGCTAAGTCCCGCTCCATTTTGACAATCTCTACCACATCGCCTTTCTTGGCCAACAATTGACCGTTATGACCTAAACTGGTGGTCAAGCGCACCTTCTGCTTGAGGTGATAAGGATTGGGCTCCCACTCCAAGCTCGCCGAGAGTAACTCGTTGCTTCTCACCCCGACCTCTCGATCTACGTCTGGAAAGTAGACGCGATAGATAATTTGATTCTGTAAAAAATACCCCAAGCTTCTAACAAAGCCTGTTGAACCCGAAGAGACAAGTACCTCCCCTTTAGGCATGGCATGAGAAAACGTTCCGTCGTTTCGAATAGTTCGTGAAACCCTCACTTCATCACCAATTTCAAATCGTGCTTCTCTATACATCAAACTCTCCTTGTTCACTATCACAGGCTGAACACTCATGGCACTTTGAAAGTTTTTGCGGCATAGCTACTCCCTTTAACACTTTGCTGTGAGCCTTAATAAACGCTCTTTGGAAGTGGCAGTAATCACGTGTTGTCAGCTTCTCAAGCTCATTGTGAAAATGACGCAACAAAACCAGTCGTTTCGCGCCTAGCTTCAGGGCGGCCTTCAAGCCGAAAAAATCATAGTATTCCTCGATATCAGTGAAACTGCTGATTTTGGATTCTAGCTCTACAGACATGAAAGCCCCTCGCAAACAACCTGAGAATACAGCCCTCGAATGTCTTTCTCTGTCGGGATTCGCTTATGCGTTTCACTCCAATGAGTAAGGGCGGCCAACATCGGTTGATGATGATGACGATCAATGGATATGCCCATATGATGAAGCTGAGTAGAAAGTGAATGCCATCCAGAATGCTTACCCAGTACAAGTTGGTGGTGCCGACCAATAAGGCTAGGTGCAAACGATTGATAATTATCTTGATGTTTAAGCAATCCATCGACATGAATACCTGACTCATGAGTAAAGACTTTGTCGCCGACAATCGACTTTTGTGCGGGGGTTTCAATACCTGAGCATCGATTAATCAACGAACACAATCCCGGCAAAGCCGTTAAATTGATGCCGGTGTTACCTTTATTCAACACTGAAAGAGCGACGGACACCTCTTCTAAAGGCGCATTGCCCGCTCGCTCACCTAACCCCATAACTGTGGTATTAATC
Protein-coding sequences here:
- the modC gene encoding molybdenum ABC transporter ATP-binding protein produces the protein MIHIDCQTTLGSLVFDLNFKIASQGVTVLFGPSGCGKTTTLRTLAGLTKLPNCQVKFHDELWQSKDGASFLPPHKRNLGYVFQHPSLFQHLNVEQNIKFGLRGNESQSASVEVIGRLVELLGLKPLLSRAVHRLSGGEQQRVAIARALVVQPRLLLMDEPLSALDEARKQEIMPYLESMTQNLSIPIVYVTHSLSEVSRLADEVVVLEDGKIASQGELQSCLAPMSYHYDAHAVRSVIELNIVEHSYDGMTLLSDGTTQLWVSQIKAPLGSLTRCEILASDVSIGTSPMLESSIINALPARILAVESTGNPAEVLIKMTTESKQTLYSMITQRSVNRLNLTPGKSVWAYIKAVAIG
- a CDS encoding nitrogen fixation protein NifZ, which encodes MYREARFEIGDEVRVSRTIRNDGTFSHAMPKGEVLVSSGSTGFVRSLGYFLQNQIIYRVYFPDVDREVGVRSNELLSASLEWEPNPYHLKQKVRLTTSLGHNGQLLAKKGDVVEIVKMERDLAKGHVNFMVLVNAHWVWLRNAALEEITSPVKQATVVE
- the modA gene encoding molybdate ABC transporter substrate-binding protein gives rise to the protein MKLRIHIILLLALQSAVSPSVFAQDTITIAVANNFYRPMIELAERFEQQSGITVNISTGSSGQLATQILHGAPFDLFFSADQKRPSLLVQEGKAHGQVTYAQGVLVLWIHSGAKWEAPPTQATPLTLNGKVAIADPKLAPYGEAAVESLNFYNSYQDVHSKALYGKGLNATYQYAATGNAQYAFLASSQLKGEGNQLDGSVWLVPQESYSEIKQDVVYVSASPNLALAEQFILYLHHEQSRSLIERYGYNVTME
- the modB gene encoding molybdate ABC transporter permease subunit, which codes for MFDWQVVSLTLKLATVVTIGLLITAVPLAWWLSQTQSRLKNVVASLTTLPMVLPPTVLGFYLLVCFSPNTLVGSGLQSVGIGPLPFSFSGIALACLIHSLPFVVQPLVNGFESLGKAPFEVAATLGCSPVQVFYRVALPLAWPSIFSSAILGFCHTLGEFGIVLMIGGNIPGSTRVMSVEIYNLVESMQFEQAHQLSAMLLGFSFVALLLAFGLNHFAMHKGRV
- a CDS encoding peptidylprolyl isomerase produces the protein MDTSALTLKYQRMKLSNERFNVNPQELTKNEQRYVDDLAAKTVTIQQRICASDEAVPIHIDEQAINEAMAMLVEQCGDIYQFQLTLQKHQLSEKEMREVLKTELLCEAVLDAVSQDLPPLLEQDAKDYYRRNIEKFSRARTWKVSQILITINDDFAENGFVEAKRRANDLYQTLSVDNFSQSALRHSECPSAMEGGNLGWCEQGKLFQEIESVLQWLPKQCVSAPIQSEIGFHIIVCHDEKPQRTATFKEAYESIEELHTKRARQYVQKQWLQSLTPRT
- a CDS encoding nitrogen fixation protein NifQ → MHIAREKAIWQTLFNGHEQGHSSLPYLGLDFSQFEKLALDIGYPAAPSTNHEIELLFNDIVSARRSEQNDLIDLLIKHSDGELVYSTEMALVISAGCLMPSHLWKTLGLPSRQVLSQLIETYFPTLFQQNNLNMRWKRFFYKKLCDQHGDYVCKAPNCLECSSFNECFAA